Below is a genomic region from Diabrotica undecimpunctata isolate CICGRU chromosome 7, icDiaUnde3, whole genome shotgun sequence.
ctatctttgttagaatctatggaaatcaacaaattaaaaaacacagatataataaTTCTgtatgaccagcttgagacaaacagttctcctctcctcaacctatttcattagagactataaagtgtaaacccatgccaaaaacagatcacttgagaaaggcaattagccgaaacagctgtagccgaaaagaatttaaaataaattttgtggaagttttgaaaacaaagccATCCTAAAACTTAAAGACAATAGAGCCCCACGAATCGATGAAATATGTttggaaatatataaaaaagaaggttatcattttttttttgcagcaatccataaactaatagtacttatatggcagaattaATTGGTACCAGAAGGATGGTTTAAGGAAATAAGATGTCCGTTGTATAAAAAGTGTGATACATTGGAGTGTAAAAACTATAAAGGCATtgctctgttagcatctgcgtctaaaatcttcggcaatgtattgtttgaaagatttaaacattttacaaaggatattgttggtcaatattaATGCGAAGTTACTGCGGGAAAGTAAACTACACATAAAATTCAAGCACATAAGCagaacatagatacacaccatctcttcgtcaaCTTAAAAGCAGCCTATGCCAGTGgaaaaagaactgcattatatattgtaatgatagactttgggatcccacctaagttagttaagttgacccaactaacaatgaaaaacgtaagctcatgcgttagaattgaaggagaaaactctacgttctgtGACATTAATAATGgcctaagacagggggacgctggcgtgtctcctctttaatattgccttggaaaaggcaatcagacaattacaTATTAAAATGAATGGAAATATTTTTAACAGATCGACGCAAATCCTCGCACTTGCTAACGATATATTTATAGTGAGCAGAAGTATGAGGGACATGGTGCattgttttacaaggcttgcagACAGGGCAAGtaaattaggacttgtggtaaacgaggagaaaaccaaatatatgttggtttcaaAAACCCCCAAAATATCTAACAGAGAGTTTAAATTAACAactatacctttgagcaagtcaaagaattcacatattttgcgcaacaaacacgacaagcgaccaAATGAAAaaacgcatagcaatagcaaacaattcacggtctccagaaacatttaaaaaataaaaatataaaacgtgcaatAAAGCTTAATATAGACAAGAttggttttgatatatggggctgaaacgtaaaccttatctcaaaatgatgaaagacttcttggtatttttgagagaaaaattcttagaaagctTTTTCGGGCAGTAAATAACAATGGACTATGGCATgaaagatacaactttgaactatatcatttctacaccgatccagatattgtaaaaTTCATGCAGAGACTTAGATAGGCTAGatacattgctaggatgtcagatcacgaatacacgaagatattaacattttcaaaaccagagggcataggaagtagaggacgaccacgaaggaaaTGGATTGATGATTTGGAAGAAGACCTAAAGATTCatagggtcagaagatggagggaagttgccaggaatcgtcAGGAGTGgcaacttctttgtgagcaggtcaAGACCCACAAAGGATTGTGGAGCCTTTTATGATAATGATGacctttctttcaaatatgtCTATGTGGTTTAAAGATTTTTGAGTTTACACCCAAGCTTCAACTCACTATCGGTCGGATTAAGGTTTTGTAGATTTACATCTTAGTCCTTTGATGTACATCTCGTAATTTGTATATTGGGCTTATGAGAAAGTATGCCGTATTGACTGGGCTGTTTCTTCTGCTAAGCTTTACATCGTCAAAGTTGTTCTTTATGATCGGCACTCTTAATTAGATTAAGCTATCTACTTTTTCTAATTTGTCAACTATCAGGTCGAATCGTGTTTATACGGTTTAACTTCCATATAGGTATTTTTACCTGTTGTTTTGGTTCAGCTTATGATAAATATATCCTCTGTATATGCTGTCAGTTGGACTGATTTATTGATAATTGTGTTGTTTCTACCTTCGGATATTTTTCTTACTACGTATTTTAGTGCTaaattaaacaatgttggtgccaaAACATCACCTTTTTTAATTAATCTGTTATTTGAAACGAGTCTATCATCTTATCTGGTATCTGTTCCTGAGCCAATGTGTCCGACATTGTCATTCAGATGAGCCTAACTAATTTAGAGGGTATTTCaaattcatttaatatttttataagtaCGCCCTGTTTATTGAGTTTTATTGAGTACATACATATTTAATGTcgacaaaaataatataaacatgtATGTCATATGCCCGGGCTTTGTTTAACACCTGCTTAACCGTTATCCTTTCTGATATTCTCTAAGGATCATATCATAACACAGCAAGGAGATTCCCCTATAGTTTTAACAGAGTAGCTTATTGCCCTTTTACATATGATACTCTTATTCcactcttttgttattttatctttTCTCCATATTTTGTGTATGACCTCATTATATCCTTTTTGTTTCTTTCctatcttccaacttttacacgTATCTATCGTCAACCGCTTTGTTTGCGTTCACGTTTGCCCAGTATGTCAAGGAGTTGAATTGCCTTAATTAACATTCTCGTCCCTAAATAATCGTTTCTCAAGACTTCCTACAGTCTTGTTGATGATTATATTCACAGCTTTCATTCCTAGGTCCCTATGGAGGTCACTGTTTGTCACATATGAACAAGCATCTGcaacatttttaagttttggaATGATATTgctatgttttttattttaacctatTTCCAAAATAAGCTACCATTGGTCCACAGGTCttaatatttgtttgtaaaataattttataataaaagaaGATGGTTCTTCAAGATGGGAATATCTAGTGAACAGACGGAATTATTGAATTACCCTTTAatgaaaattatgttaaaatgttaCGGTAAATTTTACCTAAACTGAATGTTATATTTTTCAAAGtgcaaattaattaaattaatatatatctAAAGATAATCAATATAATTTTAGGTCAGAATAAGTCAGGTGTATACACAATCAAACCTAGAACAAGTAACAAGCCGTTTGCTGTTTTATGCGATATGGAAACTAAAGGGGGTGGCTGGACTCATATTCAGAAGAGGTTTGATGGATCTCAAGATTTTTATCTTCCTTGGAGAGACTATAAATTCGGTTTTGGCGATCTAATGGGTGAATTTTGGATTGGATTGGAAAATATTCACTATATGACAGGTAATATAATGTTAGCAAGTAATTGCACTGTAACTGTTAAAGTGTAAGGTTGCCAAAAGCAGGTTCTTTTCTATGCTAAATAAGTGTGGAGTAAACTGAGTAGCTTCACACTGAATACAGTCTTAGATTTATGCGTGCTTAATTTCGGATAAAAGAAGAGATTTAAAGGAATAACACCTTTATTAAAACCAGTATTCAACAGGCACGACTAATCATCATAGTCATTAACATCTTGGCAGATATATTGCGGTTCATCATTAAGCATCAGCAGCTCGGATAGTCTGAATAATGATAATATGTATTTCTCCAATAGTCGCAGTGTAGCTACATGTACTCTCTCAGTATACTGCTCATTAAAAAGcttttttgtaatatatgaccATCGCTGTGAAGATCTGTCGTGTTAGCGTTGACTCTGAGGCCTTCCTTGGACTACCAACCGCTCTATTCTATGATCACTTTGATGCATAATATTAAAGAACTTCCAAAATTCTAAATTAAACAGTACTAGAGAGACGCTGATTGGGTTTAATTTTATCTAGAACCGAGAAGTTCGCACGGCAAGCCGTCCAAGGAATTCAAAGTAGTCGTcttatgtccacatttcaaaagcgtctatgcGTCGTCTATCTGATTCTTTGACTATCCATGTCTAGCATGCATTGTACAATATGGAAAaaaatctcttcttgtttgtcatAGTAATGTGACGATCACGCCAGACCCCGTTTAGTTTACTCATTGCTGCTCGTGCTAGTTGTATGCGTCTTAGAATTTTGGGTTCACAACTGCCTATGTAAagctaaaatatatattatagagCAGGCCAGCCATAGTTCAGGTTTCAGGAAACGGTTGTTGGCCATCAGTAATCATAACCTCGAATTGTTTACTACAAGTTAGTAATGTTTTTCTGGAGTAGAGTCTAGAAGTgtaatgttaaattattttttttaaagctaATCCCACTGCGGAAAAAAGTATGTCAGGTTCAGATTCAAAACTAGTGTAATCTCTGTCTCTTGACATTTTCCCATGACTGAAGATCAtcatttcttccaatattcctaacaggTTTTCTAAGTTTCCAGCTGAAATTTTAAATTGGTCGGACCATTTAGTTGTTGGTCGTCTTCTTTATCTTCTCCCCGAAACGTTTCCAAAAACCATTAttctctccaaactatcgtcacctctacataccacgtgaccgaaaaattgcagaatatattacagacatattgtggacagccgttttttaatctcgagttggtttacAATGAAAACGTTTATCCTATGAGTACAGCCTACTATGAGTTTCCTACCAGCCATTGTTACTTTaccggcccatccatctaaagccatcccCATGACATGTTcaacataaatgttaaataaGGCAGGTGACAACGCGCATCATTGTATAACACATATCCCGGTATTGAATTGGTTTGAAAACTTCTGATCTAGTTGAACTTTTGCTATATTGGgctggtacagatttttaataagtgtcaccaggtgcattggtgtgcttttttcaattaaaatggaCCACAGCTTATACAATCAAAcgccttttggtagtcaacgaagcatcTAATGATAGATACTTGAAATTCTTtagacttttcaatgagttgtctcaGGTTCAAAATTTGTTCCCGTGTACCTTTACCGTTTACAAACATGGCTTATTTCTGAcgtatttggtaatgtagataggattttaatctgtttttgatggtacgcaacaagattttactagcGTGTGTGACTAGTAACAGTGTGCGGAAGTTTTCACGTCTCGTAGTAGTTCTTTTTTTGTGTAGCAggatataaattgaggtacaccaatcATATGGTCATTTTCTTGAATTTCAAACAGCGACACAGATAGAATGGAAGATAAGTAATCCTTTtttacctagtaactgtagtattgcACCTGGTATTAAATCAATGCCTGGAAATGTATTTCTTTTTAGtgatttaattgcatctttgacttcTGAAAATAAGACAGTAGGTTCTCTAGGGTAGTCAGAGGGTGATTTTCTGCTGAtacctcgttatttttatatagctcgcCATAGTagttgtacaaaaagggtgtatatatgtgaaattatgaatataatttcagttaatgaggactgtattacatagggctggttcaaataaattaggatatgtggtaaagggttatacagacaatagcaaattaagtttatacaaagtcttaccaatattTTTGCTCCACACACTCGCGGTATGGACAGGCTACACTCGCGGTTGTTTTTCATACGCGGAATCTGTCCGGGTACCGGTTTCTGAATACGTGTTTTGCagtactaacactgagatcacgagatagagcacattttgtgtctgtacacgatttaaatagtatttgcggtatttttcgcgtcaCCAAAAGCAGGAGAAAGATAATTAGTAAGCGACAGTCAACAGTAGAGATAACACCCCTGTCACTTAACGACATTCAACATTGGAGAGAGAGCGTCCGTTCTCATCgatagacaacaggcaagagagtctttcttgtttgctattttaaaactgtctgtatttttaatggagtggggttgaaatgtgagtaggaagggttatCAAGGGTTCGACTAAGGTaatgattgtaaaattgtggtagaaggaTAGTTAagaatacagcgaaaaaatgacccgatttttcgcatgtgaaaaaattgaacagtaGTTTCGCCATGCTTCCaatattttgtcaatattttcgCTACTGTAATACGTCCCTATTAATAGAGAGTAGAGAGTGAAGGCCTGACATTAGGTACATCTGGTTCGTATCGCCGTATAAAGATTTACAATATGCCCTCCAAATATCTGTGTCCTTGTCCAAATTAGTCTATATATTGCCTTTATTATTTCTGCTTAAATTTACGTGTGAGTAGTATTACTTTGTCGAAGATTTCTTGGTGTTATTtatgtcggcatgttattaaatCTCACTGCAGATTTTCTCTATATGCTTATTTTTCTTTCGTCTACAAGCAGCCTGGATTGCTCTAGATAGCTGTCGGTACTTAAAATTCCTAAgagaatttttaataataatatttaaatattaaaatatattttaatgtgtttgataaataatatattctattttactaaatgtttgCTTTGCGTATTAAAAAtgattatattattattgtgtgaataattaattattgGTATTTAGCACTAATTTTTAttgctttaaaaattttaactctTAAATATATAACCACCTTGTTAAACAAGGTAAAATCTTAAGTTTCATGTATTTTATTAACATATTTATTGATGTCTTATCATTGCTACTCGAGTTATaactttttattacattttaGCATTTGAAATAGGCGAACTTCTGGTGGAAGTAACTGACACAGATAAAAAGAACAGATACGCCCAATACTCATCATTCTCAATAGGCAACGAAAAAGATGGCTACATACTGAATAACCTTAAAGGGTTTTCAGGTGATGCGGGGGATTCTCTATCAATTCACTTGAATCAAAAATTTACGACTCTGGATGTGGATCAGGATACAAATTCCGGAAATTGTGCACAAATGTTCggtaagaaatatttttttttataatttttgctaAAGCTTTAAGTTCTTTATATTTTAGAGGGTGCTTGGTGGTACCACAGTTGTCATGATAGCAATTTAAATGGGAAATTCATGACTATAGTGCTTCCTAAAACATATGATTATCATGGACTACGCTGGCGCACTGTGAAAGAAAAGGATAATTTGGCAGGGTCAAGAATGATGATACGACCAATTGGAggataaaataagtttttttgaatacgcaataaattacaatttttcttaatatagtattatatatttaaaactaaacaatattagatatgctgttacaaaataattttcaataaGAATTTAACtagacaaaattaaaattgttttatttttaaataatatttccaGAAAAACATTATAAAATTCGAGATAGACTACGGCCTTTTTGGCACTCCTTTCATACGCCAGGTGCTATGCCGAAatattttgtagctgattctctACTAGCAACTTCATCAGCTCTTTTATTACGGTGTATTCCTCGATTTCCTGGAATCCATACCAGTGTGACACTGTTATGTTTCGCCAGTCTGTTGAGTTCTTCTTAATATTCCcactaattttttttaagtgCCATATTGCGAGACTCCAGTAAGATATTAACAAGGTCTTTATTGAAGTCTTGCaggcattcttcttcttcttcttcagccttaagtaatccaattTCGGCATTAGGCCTACCCCCAAATCAATCCCGTATTTTCTATTTTGCACCACTTGCTTCCAGTTATGTCCTCCGATTTTTTTAATGTCACGAGCCCATCTCATCCTTAGTCTTCcactgcttctctttcctaaccatggtctctaTTGTTGTATTTCGTGTTTCTATCTTTTATCCTTTAGTTGGGCATTgtatcctgcgaagctccattttaatttggatgcatgttctcctgcgtcgtttactttggttttgcttttaatccatttgtttgtttttttgtctataagtctcaccctgagcattgatctttccaaccGTCTTTGTGCCCTtactattttattcatattagacttagtgagtgtccacgtctgagAATCATACGTGAATATAAGGatgatacactgatcgtaaattctggtttaaaatattgttctatgcggttttaaacagtatattccttTCAAATCGaacaaatatgaaataaaaatcttTGACTTAGTTGATGCAAAAACTAGATATACATTAAATCTAGAACCATATGTTGGTTTACAACCAGAGGGactcttttatttaaaaaaatgatccAATTAGTATTTTCGAGAGTTAGTCCAATATCGGGTACT
It encodes:
- the LOC140445458 gene encoding microfibril-associated glycoprotein 4-like — translated: MISFVVLLFICVKFGESVFLPEKVSAAEPVNVKFTKLLDVKVEGKANSWKNDLGRLLYPQSEDVDLGTKEEYVQVPMKFSFAIDKINTLQEYENTFKSVFDQCKYLVGKSQPWFCLLNPARTLSEAEHVYPRSCREILESGQNKSGVYTIKPRTSNKPFAVLCDMETKGGGWTHIQKRFDGSQDFYLPWRDYKFGFGDLMGEFWIGLENIHYMTAFEIGELLVEVTDTDKKNRYAQYSSFSIGNEKDGYILNNLKGFSGDAGDSLSIHLNQKFTTLDVDQDTNSGNCAQMFEGAWWYHSCHDSNLNGKFMTIVLPKTYDYHGLRWRTVKEKDNLAGSRMMIRPIGG